The sequence atttggaaatgacatttgttgCATCAAAGGTCTGGCAGCAGAAGTGGCGTAAAAGACACAATATATGTTTTAAAGCAGTTCGTGGTGAAGTAGAATCGGTGTCTGAAGATGACGTTAAaaaatttagacgacaattatTCCTTCGCGAGTTTAAACCAGAAAATGTGTACAATGCTGATGCACTTCCCAATAAAACactagcttttaaaaatatgaaatgtaCAGCAGGTAAACTGACTAAGGAAGGGTTATCAGTGTTATTCTGTGTTAGCATGATGGGAGAAAAGGAAATGCCTTTTGGTTAGCTCTAAATACAACTTCTATCTGTCAGCCTTTTGATCAAGGTATtattcaaagttttaaatttcattatcgCAGTTTTATTGTCAAAACTATTCTGTAAAATTTAGATCATCCagaaaaatctacatttttCGTGGAAATGCATAAAATTGTAAtgatcttttttagttttttgttatttaatacactaaaaaaatattgtattttttttgggcCACCGTAGCTATAGAAAGTTTTCACTGTATAtctaatttgtttaaactatcatcaaagcctataaatatatattatatattaggacattatgacaatatgacttaatagcagaccgtttgaatcccccaatagTTTccattgattatttttaattaactttcattttcaaattatgtttTCTGAATTCTATGCGGAAAAtctcatttttattttctggaTATAAAAAGGTCATGTTTTAGAAAACCGCAAGTTTCCATTGCATTATAACTCCTTgtatttatctttattttattcgagCGTAATATTcgataaaaaagtttaattttgttaaaaataatattaacataatttttattatttgaaatagtTTACTTATTTGCTCTCTTAAGTGGTAACATTAACAAtaaaagcaaacatttttattgcataattaAATTTAGCATTTCAGTTTTTCTCGGAAAATATAaccaacatttattaaaaactaaataaacatgTTGTCACTACACTATCACCAATCTTTGTCAAATATACCCTCGCGCATTTGTCAATTACTGAGTTTAGCCTTTTCCAAATCCTCATTGGCAGCTGCCTCGCCACATTCGAAACGTTGATAGTCGATAATCGACAAATTATTCTCCTGCAATACCTCGCCCACGGTCTTGTCATCATCAAGTAAATATTCCTGGTGAATAAGGCAGGTTTCATCGTCCTTATTGGCATTGGGTTTGTCCTTACCAGCTTCACCCACTTTTTTGGGATTTAAACCGACAATGTGTTGACACAGGTTCTTGTGTAACTCCTCATCAGCATTATCGCCTCGGAATGCTACAATGGCACCATATTTACCAACTTGTGTAATATTTTGTGTTGACTCTTGGTTGCTTGCCTGGGGATGGGCATAGCCCGAAAGTTTCATATCATTGTTGACTTTGAAGCAAATGGCGCGCTTAATGGAGGCATTCTCACCCACGGTGCCAATCAATAAAGCCAAATGATCGGCCAAGGTTTTACCATCAGCagttttgaggttttttaaaGCTTCTGCCTCGAAACCAGACTgtattataagagaaaatattattatttattttcaaaatatttgattttaaattttaataatacctTCCACAAGTCTCCATCAAATTGTGTAAGTTCTGTATATTGAGCACATACTCTGGAGACATGGTCAACAAAacctttaaaattttcattacgGGCTACAAAATCTGTTTCACAATTAACCTCCACCATGGCGCCAATGTTGCCTTTAATCAAAACACCCACTAAACCTTGAGCAGTAGCTCTCTCAGCCAATTTAGTAGCCTTAGACCAGCCAAGACTTTGGGCCTGTTCATTCAACCATTTCTCAgcctaaaaaaataacaatataaaatcAGAAAATATCTCTTAATTGCATGTTACTAAATTCTTACcaattttaaatcattattgtGCATTTCCAGGGCCTTCTTGCAGTTGGCAAATGTGTAACCGGTCTTTTTTCTCAACGCTGCCAATGCACTTTTCTCTGCGCCGGCAAACACAATGCGGCTGGTGTGCAAGAATCTGGTGAATTGTTGGAAAATCATAATGCTATATTGTTATTCGGGTTACTCCTGGTGACACACTTAACTTGTTGCTGGTTTCCCTTAAATGCAGCTGTGCTGGTAtgtgaaattttatcaaaaaacacctaggaaaccaaacaaatatttttgtttataaactgacaataaaa comes from Calliphora vicina chromosome 2, idCalVici1.1, whole genome shotgun sequence and encodes:
- the mEFTs gene encoding elongation factor Ts, mitochondrial, which encodes MIFQQFTRFLHTSRIVFAGAEKSALAALRKKTGYTFANCKKALEMHNNDLKLAEKWLNEQAQSLGWSKATKLAERATAQGLVGVLIKGNIGAMVEVNCETDFVARNENFKGFVDHVSRVCAQYTELTQFDGDLWKSGFEAEALKNLKTADGKTLADHLALLIGTVGENASIKRAICFKVNNDMKLSGYAHPQASNQESTQNITQVGKYGAIVAFRGDNADEELHKNLCQHIVGLNPKKVGEAGKDKPNANKDDETCLIHQEYLLDDDKTVGEVLQENNLSIIDYQRFECGEAAANEDLEKAKLSN